In Oryza sativa Japonica Group chromosome 11, ASM3414082v1, the following are encoded in one genomic region:
- the LOC4350949 gene encoding protein ELF4-LIKE 4: MEGDSFSGMANGGQVDNKLIQTFHKSFVQVQSILDQNRMLINEINQNHESRAPDNLTRNVGLIRELNNNIRRVVGLYADLSASFARTMDASSEGDSSGTLRSSDGAGRSGQKRVRPG, encoded by the coding sequence atggAAGGTGATAGCTTCTCAGGGATGGCCAATGGCGGCCAGGTGGACAACAAGCTGATCCAGACATTCCACAAGAGCTTCGTTCAGGTTCAGAGCATCCTGGACCAGAACCGGATGCTCATCAACGAGATCAACCAGAACCACGAGTCCCGGGCGCCGGACAACCTCACCCGGAACGTCGGCCTCATCCGGGAGCTCAACAACAACATCCGCCGTGTCGTCGGCCTCTACGCCGACCTCTCGGCGTCGTTCGCCCGCACGATGGATGCCTCGTCGGAGGGCGATTCGTCAGGGACGCTCCGCTCCTCCGACGGGGCAGGCCGGTCCGGCCAGAAGCGTGTCCGGCCCGGCTAG